The following are encoded in a window of Pristiophorus japonicus isolate sPriJap1 unplaced genomic scaffold, sPriJap1.hap1 HAP1_SCAFFOLD_477, whole genome shotgun sequence genomic DNA:
- the LOC139252688 gene encoding zinc finger protein 501-like translates to MEGEGSHRSTEKTNTCPACGPGFSQSPDLVRHVHRHTKEKPSQGGHRGKGFSSSSAPIDFQHSHTGDTPFTCSVCGKGFVYSSCLQIHQRVHTDEKPFQCSDCGKSFKSSGKLKGHELVHTDERPFTCLIT, encoded by the coding sequence ATGGAAGGGGAGGGCAGCCATCGCAGCACGGAAAAAACAAACACGTGTCCCGCGTGTGGACCGGGATTCAGCCAATCGCCTGATCTGGTGAGACACGTGCACCGTCACACCAAGGAGAAACCGAGTCAAGGTGGGcaccgtgggaagggattcagttcctcgTCTGCACCGATTGACTTTCAACACAGTCACACCGGGGACactccgttcacctgctccgtgtgtgggaagggatttgttTATTCATCCtgcctgcagatacaccagcgagttcacactgacgagaaacCATTTcagtgttctgactgtgggaagagctttaaaagctctgggAAGCTGAAGGGACATgagcttgttcacactgatgagaggccgttcacatgtttaattacttag